Proteins encoded together in one Nitrospinaceae bacterium window:
- a CDS encoding HK97 gp10 family phage protein, which translates to MISVEIEAKGPLIDGSWEDIVFSETESALEDIGRIVERAWLRRAPVGATGVLRGSIVSEVSGNSLDTLRGRVFSDSPHAQAVEFGRRPGKLPPWSEGSPLHKWVEQKLGVPGERSLSVSFLIARAIARRGTSGQGIFTKALNDSQGAIDERVVLLGARITERLSG; encoded by the coding sequence ATGATCAGTGTTGAAATCGAGGCAAAGGGCCCGCTCATTGACGGCTCGTGGGAGGACATCGTTTTCTCCGAAACCGAGAGCGCTTTGGAGGACATCGGGCGCATCGTCGAGCGGGCCTGGCTCCGCCGTGCCCCGGTGGGCGCAACGGGCGTCCTTAGGGGATCGATTGTCTCCGAGGTGAGCGGTAACTCACTCGACACCTTAAGAGGCCGGGTGTTTTCAGACTCGCCCCACGCGCAGGCCGTCGAGTTCGGCAGACGGCCCGGCAAGCTGCCGCCCTGGAGCGAGGGCTCGCCCCTTCACAAATGGGTCGAGCAAAAACTCGGTGTCCCCGGCGAGCGAAGCTTGAGCGTTTCGTTTCTTATCGCCCGCGCCATTGCTCGACGGGGCACGAGCGGGCAGGGGATTTTCACGAAAGCCCTCAACGACAGCCAGGGCGCCATCGATGAGCGAGTTGTTCTTCTCGGCGCCCGCATTACGGAGAGACTAAGTGGCTAA